The genomic window TCCTGGATGACGGGTACGCGCGGACGGGTGCCCGGCGGATGGGTAGCGGTGATCTTCACGGCGTTCATGCCGTTGGCGATGCCGAACTCACCGGTGAAAACCGGGATGTTCTCCACGCACAGCGGTACCTGCGGGCTGAGGTCGATCGGCAGGATGTCGCCGACCTTCAGCTGGGTCAGGTCGCGCAGGGTCATGCGCTTGCTGGCCAGCACGCTGGACAGGGTCACTTCGGCCACGTTGAGCTGTTCGCGCAGGGTGCGGCCCCAGCTTTCATCGCGGTCGTTGCGGTCGCTCTGGATGCCGGCGTCGAGCAGTTCGCGGATCGGTTCGAGCATCGAGTACGGCAGGGTGACGTGGATGTCGCCGCCACCGCCGTCGAGTTCGACGTGCAGCCGGCACACCACCACGTACTCGCGCGGCGTCACGATGTTGGCGAAGTGCGGGTTGATCTCCGAGTTGATGTACTCGAAATCCACCTCCATCACCGGTGCCCACGCTTCGCGCAGGTCGGCGAAGGTCTGCTTCAGCAGCAGGTGGATCACCCGCATTTCGGTGGCGGTGAACTCGCGGCCTTCGATGCGGGTCGGGTAGCGCCCGTCGCCGCCGAAGAAGTTGTCGACGATGGCGAACACCAGGGTCGGCTCGAACACGATCAGGCCGGTGCCACGCAGCGGCTTGAAGCGGATCAGGTTCAGGTTGGTCGGCACATACAGCGAGTGCATGTAGTCGTTGAACTTGATCAGTTCGATGCCGCGCACCGAGAGCTCGGCCGAGCGGCGGATCAGGTTGAACAGGCCGATCCGCCACAGGCGCGCGAAGCGCTCGTGGACCATCTCCAGGGTCGGCATGCGACCGCGGATGATCCGGTCCTGGCTGGCGAAATCGTACGAGCGCGCTTCGCCGCTGGGGGCGTCCGGCTCGGTTTCGACCGCGCCGCTGTCCACGCCATGCAGCAGGGCATCGATCTCATCCTGGGACAGCAGGTCATTCATCTGGAGGCCCTTACTGGGTCACGAAGCTGGTGAACAGCAGATCGTCGGCACCCTTGCTGCCGGTTTCCGCCTTCAGCACCTTCTGCACTTCGGCCAGCGCATCGGCCTGCAGCTTCTGCTTGCCGGCGATGTCGGCGATCTGCTCCGGGCTGACCTGCGAGAACAGCATCAGCAGGCGTGCGCGGAGGGCCGGGGCGTGGGTCTTGATCGCCTCCAGCGCGGCCGGATCGCGGGTCATCAGCTGCACTTCCACCTGCAGGTAACGCGGCCCGTCGAGGGAACCGTTGAGGTTGACCACGAAGGCCGGTTCCAGTGCGAAGTACTGTGCCGGCGCCGGCGTGGCGGCCTGCTTCGGGGCCTGCGCGGGGGCGTCTTCGTGCTTGGACTGGTTGAAGAACCAGACGCCGCCACCGGCGGCACCGGCGGCGAGCACGGCGACCAGGGCGGTGATCAGGAGGGGACTGCGCGGCTTGGCGGTCTTGTCCTTTTCGGCGGTCTTCTTGGTTTTGTCAGCGGCTGCGGCCACGGGGTGAAGCTCCTGAGGGTTGCTTCACCGGGATATGCAAGGGGTGTGCCGGAACGGCGGGGAGGTGTTGCGACGGAATTCCGTCGGTAGTGCCGGGCCAGGCCCGGCGCTACCGGTTACGCGTAGGCGTCCAGCAGGCCGCGCTGGCGGATCAGCTGCGCGGCCGACACGGTGGTGTCGCCCGGTGACGGTTCTCCGTCACGGCCGGAGCCGCCACGGCCGGCGGACGCGCCTGACGGATTGCCGTCGCCGCCCGGGGCCTGGTGGCCGACGTCGGCATGGGCCAGCTGGAAGCCCTGTTCGCCGAGCAGTTCGCGCAGCCGGGGCAGGCTGCTTTCCAGTGCCTGGCGCACATCCACATGCGGGCTGCTGAAACTGGCGTGGACCTTGTCGCCGTTCATCTGCAGGCGCACATCGACCGGCCCCAGGTCTTCCGGGTTGAGACGGATATGCGCATGGCCGATCTTCTGTTCGGCCAACCAGCCGATGCGTGCACCGATGGCCTGGTCGAACCCATCGTCGCCGAGCACCGGCTTGGGCGTGGGTTCGCCGCTGAAGATGCTGTTGTTGACCAGCGCAGCCTTCAGATCCTGCAGGGCCGCGGGAAGCGGCGGTTGCAGCGGCGCCGGTGGCGTGCGATCGCCGATCTGCAGACCGTCGGCGTCGTCGGCGCGATCCAGGCCGGTCGCGGCCGTGATCAGCTCGGGCAGCGGCAGGCCGCTGGCTTCGGCGTCGCCGGCAGCGGACGTTGCCGCATCCGCCGCCATCGGCGTGGCGGTGGATGCGGTGCCTGCCAGTGCCGTCGCCGGCAACGTTGCGCCTGCGGCGGGCAATCCAGCGCTGCCGGCAGCCGCGGCCGCACCCTGCGGCGCCACCGGCACCGGTTCCACGCCGCTGGGCACGGCCAGCACCAGCCCGGCCAGTCCCAGTGGCGGCCACGGCGCATCCTCCACGTCGGCGGCGCTGTCCTTGTCGGTCGCTGCGGGCGGCGCTGCCGGCGCAGCAGGGGCGGGCGCGGTGGCCTCGGCCGCAGCCGGCTCACTGCCGGCGGGGTCCCGTGGCGGCCTGTTGGCGTCGCCATCGCTGCCCGCCGCCGGCGTGCCCGGGGCGGGTGACGTGCCGGCGCCGGGTTTTGGCGGCGCGGGC from Stenotrophomonas sp. 704A1 includes these protein-coding regions:
- the fliM gene encoding flagellar motor switch protein FliM, producing MNDLLSQDEIDALLHGVDSGAVETEPDAPSGEARSYDFASQDRIIRGRMPTLEMVHERFARLWRIGLFNLIRRSAELSVRGIELIKFNDYMHSLYVPTNLNLIRFKPLRGTGLIVFEPTLVFAIVDNFFGGDGRYPTRIEGREFTATEMRVIHLLLKQTFADLREAWAPVMEVDFEYINSEINPHFANIVTPREYVVVCRLHVELDGGGGDIHVTLPYSMLEPIRELLDAGIQSDRNDRDESWGRTLREQLNVAEVTLSSVLASKRMTLRDLTQLKVGDILPIDLSPQVPLCVENIPVFTGEFGIANGMNAVKITATHPPGTRPRVPVIQEDPQ
- a CDS encoding flagellar basal body-associated FliL family protein: MAAAADKTKKTAEKDKTAKPRSPLLITALVAVLAAGAAGGGVWFFNQSKHEDAPAQAPKQAATPAPAQYFALEPAFVVNLNGSLDGPRYLQVEVQLMTRDPAALEAIKTHAPALRARLLMLFSQVSPEQIADIAGKQKLQADALAEVQKVLKAETGSKGADDLLFTSFVTQ
- a CDS encoding flagellar hook-length control protein FliK encodes the protein MPSPLGSNGAAPTPGGSATGSATGAPRSSSGKAFGQMLQDGTGAAGTAPAPPKPGAGTSPAPGTPAAGSDGDANRPPRDPAGSEPAAAEATAPAPAAPAAPPAATDKDSAADVEDAPWPPLGLAGLVLAVPSGVEPVPVAPQGAAAAAGSAGLPAAGATLPATALAGTASTATPMAADAATSAAGDAEASGLPLPELITAATGLDRADDADGLQIGDRTPPAPLQPPLPAALQDLKAALVNNSIFSGEPTPKPVLGDDGFDQAIGARIGWLAEQKIGHAHIRLNPEDLGPVDVRLQMNGDKVHASFSSPHVDVRQALESSLPRLRELLGEQGFQLAHADVGHQAPGGDGNPSGASAGRGGSGRDGEPSPGDTTVSAAQLIRQRGLLDAYA